TGGAACTCCCAGGGAAAAACAAATGTTTTGGAGTAACTCCCAGACCCTTTCAAGGTATATTGATGGGAAGACTATCTAGTTCCATTATCTTTTATCTACAGATAAGATGCTGTTTGGATGAGTCAGCTAGACACTGTGCAGGTAGCGCTTGACTTGATAACGTACGTGTGTTATCAATAGCCAGGAGGCCATTAGTGTGAAAGGCTATCAGGTTATTCTGTATGATTCTCATGCCAGACCTTCACCCTTCTGACATGACTACACCCTTTTTTCCTTATATAAATGTTCGACAACGAGTAAGAAAACATCGTCAGTGTCAGCCAGTTGTAGAATTACCTTACAACAGTTGTTATCATTAACACCACGACCtctacagcaaaaaaaaataacaagactACAACAATTGCTGCCAtctcctccccccagcaccactaccacagcagatgctaccaccacaaccaccacaactaccacaaccacaaacgTAAAcagctcctaccctccctccctccctaccgtgCTTCCACCACAACCATATGTCTCGTGTTTCCactatcatgacgtcatcagtaccacagccaccaacacaaCAAGTCTGGGGCGCCACATGATGACGCCAAGTGTCGACTTAAATCAATCTATGACATCAGATCCCGAAAGTATATACGTCTATAATTAGGGGATGACAAGTTGCCATCAGCATGTGACACACGTCACGTGTGGTGAGGtgctgcaggggagagagagagagagagagagagagagagagagagagagagagagagagagagagagttaagggggggggggggggagaggaatatATTGGCCACTTTGTAAGGCGCGTGGGGTGTCTTACCCTCATGTGAGCGTTGAGGTAATGGTTTGTTTAAAGGTAAGGGGGTTGTTAAGAGTGATTGGCATGTTAGTGTAGACacgaaaacacacagacacacagacacacagacacacacacatacacacacacacacactggaggggaATGACTGAAGTCAGGGataatgcagagagcatacatgaatttaagacgTTGTACGataaatagagaatgttcaagagatgggggatggggcggggggggagggggtcccacgagtgtaaaaccccccctccccgtacactacaaataggtaattacacatacgcTATGACGAGAGATAGAAAACGTAATGCGAGATACAAcatctacacaaacacacactacatatatagTGATAGAAGATGTATAGTAAGGCCTGACTAAACCATTTCATGCGTATTAAGGATATCATCCACCACAGCTTCATTCACGTCTTAACAAATTGTTTTTTAATCATCGATCGTACAAAAGTCGTTATCATCAGCTATCGTGACAAGATCTAGATAGCGAGCTAAGATGGCGTTCAGATGGCGTTGAGAGATAACACAGCTGTGTGTATACCGAGACACAGCGTTCTATACGCAAGAACCGTCCACTGTTTAGCTACAGAGTGGAGGAACCTACGAGTAATGATCACCTCGTCTATTGTTCAGCTTCAGAGGGATAATCTACGAGTAATGATTACCTCGACCTTCTGGGAGGCGAGGTGTTATCAGATaacgggagggaggtgggggaggtggagggaggtggagggaggtgggggaggtggagggagggggagatacaCTGATAAAGAAAAAGGTTGTTTATCAGAAAAGTTCAGGTTGTCTTCAGGGTGGAGCAGTGGTGGAGCACCGACGTCGGGGGTTCGACGCTGGGTACCGAGTGGAGGTGagacatactgtgtgtgtgtgtgtgtgtaatcatatgcGTGTTTCTGTGTACGTGTGAGTGCTTGTTCGTctgcctgtgtgggtgtgtatgtacaaTCACTCAGCTATATCTACATCTAAGGAAAGAAGTTGTAGTTCATTGGGTCAACTCAAACGACGTGAAATATATAGCAGTGGTATTGTTACTAATAACTCATATAACCCATATATCAtccatgatgaatgaatgaaagaaaaactatATTGGATTATTATCATAGTTGTCCCGATTATTTCCCAGTCCTGTATACCTTCATAACCCCATTTTCTCTGACCGCTTCATATCTACGCCCTGGACGAATATATATCTCTGTCATTATACTCATAAAGAGGCCAATATACGAGACAAGTATGCGGATATGTTAGACGTGGGAGTATATCATGGCCCACCTACCGCTAAACTGAGCAAGAGATGCCTCCATTTTGGCACGAACATTAAGAGAATTGCTTGCtgtatttttcaaagaaaatcaaCTAACTCAGTCTTTACCGCGGCTGGTTCAAGTCAAGTGAGTTTTAAAGACTTCATTGTGGCAACGACGCAGGTTAATATAATAATTCGTTCATATTCTTAATGTGGATGTTCTTGGCTGGGATATTGTGGCAAAATCTGATAGGTTTGTTGggcgaattgtgtgtgtgtgtgtgtgtgtgtgtgtgtgtgtgtgtgtgtgtgtgtgtgtgtgtgtatctgaataTCGATGGAAAATATGAACTGCGTATTACATGAAGAGGTAAGCACTCAGTAACTATATAATATACCTACTCCTCCTTTTGTACCGTTAACAGAAACGTTGTGCCCACTGGCAAACAGACACTTAAACCGATAATAGACAGGAGACGAACCAATGGATGATAAGCTGTACAAAGGGCAAGTGATAAGGAGGCAATAGATAACACACAGGTTACGAAGAAGCTCCAACAGACGAGGAGGAGCAGACGAGGAGAGCCACCATGGAGCCCGAGGCTGCGGTGCAGGACGTGTTCTCCCTCTTTGATGACTTCGGGCAGAAAGGTTACCTCGGCGAGGATGTCTCGCAGGTCCAGCACGCCCTACAGGCAGCTCGACTAGCCGAGACCGAGGGCTTCTCCGTGGAGGTAGGTCCTGGAACCTTTTGCTCTTGGTGAAGCCTGTCGGCTCCCCAGTGGAGACAGGTCCTGGAACTTCTCATCTCCGATGAAGGCCAATGGTTAAGCCATGGAATTAAGCCCTGGAAACCGATTAGGTAAGTCCTGGAACCTTTTACTGCTGGCGAAGTCTGTTGGCTTCCCAATGGAAGCAAGTACTGGAGCTTCTCATCTCCGAGGAAGGCCAATAGTTGAGCCATGAAGGTAACTCCTGGAAACCATATAGACACTGGTCCTGGAACCTCCAACCCTTAGTGAGGCCTGATAGACTTTCCTCCCCATGGAGGCAAGTCTGGAAACTCTTCATTCTCAATGAAGACCAATGGCTTCCTCATCGAGGTATGCCttggaaatgcagtcttttattGGAATGATAAGGACTATCTATGTAGGGAGGCCCTGGAACtcatcacccctgatgatgtggattGGTTTTCCCCATGTAATCTGGTCATTCGACCTGTTATGCTAAATGAAAGTTGACATGATACTCATGACTTCTACAATTACTCGAACCTAAAGTGAAAAAGAATTCAGATtcttttatctctccttccctaagATAATGCTGCTCAGTGATATCaacacataacatgaaattacatcAAAATTCTACTACATTATATCAGATAATGTTTAAATCATATTGCATTACATCAAATTACATTAAATAAAATCATGTACATTTAGATTATACTATATCTGaattatatttgaattatatcATGATGAATTATAGTATTTCTAAATGATcgcttttttcctcctctccctaacTCCTGCATGACGATCACTGATTCTACTGCTGGTGCGGCGCCTCGTCAGATGGTCCTGGCGGCGCTCCTTCATGACATAGGTCACCTGCTTGGAATGCGCGAGGGCGAGCCACGGATAATTAACAACGGGGTCACCTTCGGTGCCGTCCGACACGAGGTCATCGGTAGGTCAAGTTAACAGTGGGTCATGATGGGGCATTACCGACAGGCCGTTCTCGGTCATTTATGGCAATTAGTGGACTAATAAGTAGTTACGTTGTCACTGAGGATAGTAATGAGTCATTGAGTGCGAGGAAGCGTGGTAGGTGATTAGGTCATAATTAAGAACTATGAGAGGCTATTAAGGTCATAAATCGGTCATGGTCATATTGAACgactatctatttattcattcatctatttttttgCGTACCTTCGCATTCATCTAAGGATCGTATGGTGGGGAATCGAAAACTGGCTGCCCCTCCCATACAGCCAGGCAGTAGTCAACACTGATACTACGACAAGTGATCATCGCCGGAAATACGCCTATGAAATTACGTCTTAACCCGCATTCTGCGACACGAGAGAAACTCAGACGGAAACTCTATAATGCTGAGTGTCTCACGCTGGAAATGCGACACCGGGTGGAGAGTATCATAAGTAAGAAAAGCACGATTACAAAGATAGTATTATAATCCAAGACGAGTAATATAACTGAGTCTTATAAAGTCTCGTAGAGAGATAACTGCTAGGAGTAACATGTATAGAGGACAGGGTGAGAGCGAGAAATGGTTAGTTAGCTCACCTTTCAACTGTGAGTTGGCTGAGGTTTTCGTGCCGTGGCCACGCTGCGAGTTGGGTTCGGTCTCTGCGGAAGGTACTGATCCATACAATGATTCCGTGCTGCTCGTCGGCACACGAGGTCCGTTCCGAATCACTGGCAACTCAAGACTAAAGCGTTGCAGGGTTGAACTCGCGTCCTTTTCGCGGGCTGGTCGATGCTTGTTAGGTGTAGGGGGTCGCTGACAGTGCTCCGGTTGTTGGTGGATagtttggaatgatgtggagCGTGGGAGGCGGTGGGGTATACGCATACAGACAAGGATGATGTGTTTACAATAAAGGAAATGTAGAAGTAAGATTTACGCAGCGAACGGACGTGAAGATTTTCATGGCTTGTTTACGATGTGGCGGCACTGTGCAACACAGTCGTTGaggtggttgatggctggtcctGTGTTCGTCATACCGACGTATAGGCATTCGACACGTAGAATGATACTCTCACTGACGTAAATTCAGAGTTGTAGATAGATAGTCTCTCACTCTATCACACTGATGTAAACATGAGAGACGTAAATAGGTAGTTTCCTTGTCACACTGGGCTGAGGGataatagtggtggtgtgtgattcTACGATGAGAAAATATacgatctctcctcctccagcagcgtctTCTGTGAGGGATGCTTATATAGCTTCAGTCGTCTCCTGCAGGTGAAGAGTACCTGAGAGGCCTCGGCTTCCCTCCCGCCGTCACCAACCTCGTCAGGAACCACGTGAACGCCAAGAGGTTCCTCGTCGCCACCGATGCTGATTatcatgatggtgaggagggagagagagagagagagagagagagagagagagagagagagagagagagagagaggagacataaTTTCAACGTAAGAATGTCAGTCGTATTTTGTTGTCTATCACAACCGAAGAGTTTCCTCACATGAGCACCAATACCATTATCTTGCCCATCCCCTCAGGCCTCTCTCACGCCAGCAAGGTGACGCTGGAGAACCAAGGGGGCCCCATGACCCCACAGGAAGTGGAGGAGTTCCGATCTCACCCTCAATTCAAGGTTATCCTCCGTATGCGCTCCTGGGACGAGAAGGCCAAGGACCCTGCAGTCGTGAcgccctctctccaacactacaAGGAACTGTGCCTCGCTTACCTGAAGGAGCATCGTCAGAGGGTCGCAGCTGGGGGAGGACGTTAATTGATCGTGGCGTAAGTTCCCTTGTGATACACTTGTCTCATCTTGAAGTTGGGTGGCTCTGTCTTCCACGATGACGTGTTGAGCAATGATTCTGCTGAGACGACTACCAATTTCAGTGTTGTACTGAGGAcggaataataaatataatagataaaCTCTTTATCTAGTGCCCCCACCATCATCTTGTAAACCCACAGCAGATTTGACCCTATACCTTCTGTCTCCTCACGCATCACAAGAATATACTGCAAGACCTTTCTCTTCTATTGAGATATCTTTTTTCCTCTACTTCTCTATTTACAGAAAAAAAGTTAAATGGAtggatgatagaaaaaaataatagatcTCAGTCTTTACTTAATATATCTGAATGATTTGACACATCAATAATATACCTAGAAATTcgatatacatataaacatttaaAAAATGGGCAATAATGGTCAGAAAAaaagacgcgcgcgcgcacacacacacaaacacacatacacatgaaaggGTCGACAAAAAGGAGAttcttttcgtatatatataaagccactgTCGAGGACACAGCTTCAGGACACGAGGGAAGCATGAGGTCTTACTGGGCGTGTTGATGCGAGGCGCTGGATAAGTTATGACTGGAGAACCCAAGTATAGACGCTCAAGATGGACTCTGGTTTAAGGTTAACTGCTTCATGGGAGGAGATGGTTTTCAACGCTCCTAACAGCactggacacatacacacagacacacacacagacgcaggtGATCAGTTGAAGGCTATAACAAGTGGGAATAGCATTATAAAGTTTGTATAGAATCTGGTTTCtttttgtgactttttttttctccttaattcTAGAGTTCGTTTGATGTTTCCTTAAGCTTCTCGACAGCGGCGCTATGGCCGAGTCTGCTGATACTCGACTTGACCTCCGTCAACTCCTCGTCTTTTCCATCTATCGTATTCAGGTACTCCTTCAGCCCGGTGATGCCGGAGGTCCTCACGTCCTCTGCAGAAGGCTTTTGGAGGGACACGTCCCTCGGCAGGCGTAGTTCAACGTCTCCTCCAACCACTGGGAAGTAATCTTCCTGTTCATCTTCCTCGTTTTCCAGAGTGAAGATCGGCGCACCTGTGGATGCTGAAGTCGTGGTTTGTTCCTCTCGTTCTGCCTCGACTGGAAACGTTGTCTTTGTGGCGTCTGGAGTACTAGGTACGTCCTCCTCGACGACAGTAAATTCCGGCGAAGTCAGACTGACTCGGTTGCCGACGGTGAGGCTCTCGGCCAGACGAGATGTCGCTCTGAGAGAGACGGTCGAAAAGTCTTGCTCCGGTGTTGTCGGACCCTCGAGATCCTGAGACACCGGATGCGATTCGCTCGAGACGTCTGAATCGTACGATTTCGATAGCGTTCTGAAACTTCCTGAACTCGAGGACAGTCTGTCCCCACTGAGGAAGTTCGTGGCATGGAGTGGCTCATCGCTCTCCGTGCTGTTGATGGATAATCGCTTATGATTCCAGTCCTCTCCGACGTTGCCTTCTGAAGCCTTAGAAGCATTAGGTACGTTGAGCACATTCCCCATACTCCGGGGTTGAGACAGTCTTTTCTTGCCACGAATCTCACTGGCGCTGAGGATGGCTTGGATCTGCTTCTCGGTGATGTAGCCGTCGACAAGCGTCCTATTCTCGACCCCCTGCTCCTGTGGCGAGATCAGGTGGTATAGGTTGGTCACCGGCCTGTTGCTCTGTGGAGTGTCGTGGTTGGGGGACTTGGCCCTGACTCTTGTCTTCTCTGGGATCGAGGGCGCTGGCTCCTGGTCCCTGGAACTGTTGGACGCTCGGCTGTACGTGCTACAACGCGATTCCTCGCTGCCCGGTTGTATGTTGTGGCGCATCACAACCGTCACAGCTTCTTGAGTGTTTGGTTCTTGATGGGTCACGTCGGGCTCATCGTACAGTGGTGGGTCTTGAGGTGTTTCCGTGGTGTCAGGTGTTGGCTTCGTGTCAGCATGACACTTCGAGTCTTCAGATgatttttcttcactttcttgAAGCTTTTCAGTTGGTTTGGTGTTGTCATCTTtcgtgtctttctttttcttgtctttccccTTCTTGCCATGGAGAATCTTGGAGAAAGTGCTGCTGCTCTTTTGTTTGGGATCTTTCGCTTCTTTAATCTCGCCCATTTCCTTCCTGTCATTGGAGGTTATGCTTCCAGACCTCTTGGTTTTGAAGAGCTTGAACACACTTGACCTTTTATCCACGTTCTCGTAGTCGCTTTTCCCAGAACTCACACTCTCGTTGGTATTGGTTCTTGCCCTAATGGGACTACTCGGTGGGGTCACGCCCTTCCTGACAGGCACGTCCTTCCCGACAGGAGTCCTTGAACTTTCACCTGAAGAGGTGATGACAGCTGGTAGCGGAGGAGGTTTCAAGGGTGACTGAATCTTTTTGATAAAGTCTTCATCAAATTCTTCATACTCGTGTTCGTCCTCACTTTCAGGGGTGGACGGGGGCGCCTTCATGATGATCGGAGGAGGAGAATGTGATGGCGGGGTGTTCTGCACCATCGCAGGCGAGGCCCTCGTCGAGGATTGAGTGGGTGAGGGAACTCTTACTTGTCGAGCTTGGAAGAGAGAGTTGAGGAGACGTGACGAGAGAGTCTGGAGTTATGTTATTCACTTGTTTTAAGAATTCTTCTTCAAAGTCGTCGTATTCATTTTGCTCTTCGTTTCTCGATTGGCTATCTAATGACGTAAAGGCAAGATCAGCAGCTTCTCTTATGCTGTGGAGGAATTCATCATCAACTTCCTCGTACTCCGGCTCTTTGTCTGTGTCTTCCGTCACTGTGATGGCCACTGGACGAACTACCACAGGAGGACTTCTCCCCCTGGCGGGAGAACCCTGTAGCGAGGCATCAGTGCTGATGCCTTCCTTGTCGTCCTTTTGTGGCCAGAGTTGCCCTCCATCCTCACGTATCGTTTGTTGTTCCTGAGGCTCGTGTGCAGCACAGTCTCCTCTCTCGATAGCTGTTTGCGTCACGATGCTTGGCTCTATGTGCACAACTTCATCGTTGCACTGGATCTCGCTACTCTCCGCGTGACGGATGGTGATGATGTCCTTCTtcacctcatcatcctcatcttcgGAATCCGCGTTGTCCGTAGACACATTACGCAGGACTTTGGCGCTGGGGTCCACAACCTCAGCGGCTTTCGTGAGGGAGTGGATgctcttggagagagggatgttCGGCGATGGGGATTTCTTCCTCTCCGTCGTGCCTTTCTTCTGATTAAGTGGGGACGTCTTGGGTAACTTCACGTCTGATCGACTCAGGATGTTACTACTGTTCAGGGGAATGTTGGCTTGTTTGATAGCTCTCCTCTCATTAGCCCCAACATCCTCATTCTTCCTCTCAACATCTGCCTCCTTCACGATCCCTTCTTTCCCCTGTATCTTCTTCAGCTTGACGCCAAATACCTCTCCTGCAGAAATTGGATCCTCGCGTTGCGTCTGGTCCCCTCCCTTCTCAGCATCTCCAGTCACGTCCTCCTTCCGTGTCTTGGCGGGTTTTTCGACTTTTCTCAGCTTGATGACTCCTGCCGGCACTCCTGCAGCTACGTGAGGCTTCCTTCTGGGCCTCTCTTGCTCGTCCTCGCTCTGGTCTGAGGAGCTGGAGGAGTCTGTGTCATCCGCAACCTGAAATAGGCAAGAAAAACTTAAAATCTATTTGAATAAAGAATAGCTATCTAATTGTCTATCCCGTCATAGATAATAGGACGGCGTTGCTATACTCTAACGAGATATAAGTATCAACATAGACGTCTTCTACCCTATGGTATGGCGTCTGAAGCAGAATCACTGGCAATACACATGAACCACTTAAATACCTGATGACCACTGAGGAACAGAGAACCCCAGTAGGCAAGCGGAGGCTTTGACCCCAGTGGTATCTAGATTAGTTAAGTGGTGTCTGAATATTTTGTTTGTGCCAAGTGGCGTCAAGGCTTTGGCTAAGTGCTGACGAGGTTGGAATCTGAAAACTCAACACGTGAAGCGAACCTGCTTCTTTTCGTCCAGTTTCTTCGTAGGTTCGACCTTCCTGAGGTTCACTTCGGCGATGTTGAAGCCTGAAAGCGGTCCTATGATAGGGATCCGCGGGATCCTCTTGGCCTGGATGAGCTTGAATTCGGTGTCGTCGTCTTCGCCTTCGTCAGAACTGGTGGTGGGAGCACTCTCCCCTGGGTTGATGGTCCGGTTTGGCAACGTGGCAAACTTCTGAAAGAAATATGATGGTGatcaagggaggagagagagagagagagagagagagagagagagagagagagagagagagagagagagagagaggagtacaatTAAGCTAATTTGTTAAGCTAATTTCTTATAATCAAGGGTTAAATCATTCCAGCTGGAGTGTTTAGCCATCAACCCTCACGGTATAAAGCTAAGGAACTCATGTTGGTAAACCATATTTATCTACAATCCTCACATCTTTCTCCCTTGGTATACCCTATAGTATACCTCGGGTGGTTATACCTTCCTGTATCGTATACTCACCGCTGGCTGGTCCGAGGCGTCGATGGTGGCAAAGGGGCGTCCAGTGTGCAAGGTCTTGTCTGAGTTGTGGGCCGAGATCCTGTTAGACCGCAGGAGGATGTCCTGAAGTAGGCCCAGCCACCTCTCTCGATCCTCTCTGGTGTCCGCCGCCTGGAGGTAAGGCAAGGGAGGTCAGTGGCGAGGGTTGGTAAGGCCAGGGAGGTCAGTGGCGAGGGTTGGGAAGGATAGGGAGGTCAGTGGCGAGGGTTGGTAAGGCCAGGGAGGTCAGAGGCGAGGATTGGTAAGGCTAGGTCTTAAGATGGACAAAAGCACCAAGTTAGACAACGTGTAAAGAGATCCTCTCAGTCCACAAAGATTTTGTCAATGATTGGTTCAAAACAGATTTACCCGACTAGTTCTTCCCGACTTCAGCAGCCCAGATCAACCCCGTAACTCACCTCTCCCGACTTCAGCAGCCCAGATCAACCACGTAACTAATCTCTCCCGACTTCAGCATGTCAGACCATCCCACCTTAAGTAAACCAGTTGTCCCCAGGTTCAGCTCCCCTCGACTGCAGCAACCTCtgccctcccgctctctctctctctttcctttaccAGGCAGACTACCACACCACGCACCTCTAAAACCACATCCGtactcaccactccctcaccacacaccccacccaccttccAGGCCACACCGATACTCACGAGCTTCAGTGATGGCAAGTTTCGGCGAGTCAGTCGGAACGGGAAATGAGTCTTCATGAGTCCTGGCTTCTTGACGCGGACTTCCTCCAGCATGGCCAGGTCCAGCGAGCCTTTAAGGACAGATAACTGACCGTACTCCTGCTGAGACCTGTAGTAGGTGAGGAGGTGGCCGTCCAACATGAAGAAGTACCGCTTCCATGAGCTGAAGGGTCCCTGAAAGATGAAGTATGACACCGTGAGGAGCTTCTGGGTGGGTAATAGTGGAGGAGGGTATTGGTGACAGGCGAGGAAGAGGGATTGATATATGAGGGACAGATGAATGGTACAGGGGTGTATGAGGGGACGGGCAATGGATACAGAAAACTATGCTACaaattatgaaaaaagaattgCAGATCCTGATGAGTTTTATCCAAGAATAATGAAAGAACCTGAATATGATATATTAAACCCTTGATTGCTCCCGTCAAGATGATAAACCCTTGACTGTTCCTGTCAGTAAGATAAACCCTTAACTGCTCTTGTTAATCGGTAAAACTTCCAGATGTTATTGAAATCTGTCAACATAAGTCTGATGTTCAGTATCTTGACGACCAAAGTCAATTAGATTTAAGGTAAGCATAATTCGAGACATGATTGTAAATCACTTGAGGGTCATCGCTTAATGATTCATAACATGATTATCGACGCCAGTGTTTCATACGTGCTGGGTTTTCTctttataatcaacatgtatgaccaAAGTAAAGCTTCTTGTAAATAGTGTAGTCATTCTCTTAGTTATTCAGAGGGCATTTCAAAAAGTCCCACAACGAATTTTACACTTGGTATAGATTGTGTTTTACttcagaggtgaaaaaaagttgTGGACGATCTGTAAGAAGAGTCGTGCTtaatggttagacgtgacaagtggcgtgccacagggatcaagcttgggacc
This portion of the Panulirus ornatus isolate Po-2019 chromosome 48, ASM3632096v1, whole genome shotgun sequence genome encodes:
- the LOC139763887 gene encoding 2-amino-1-hydroxyethylphosphonate dioxygenase (glycine-forming)-like; this translates as MEPEAAVQDVFSLFDDFGQKGYLGEDVSQVQHALQAARLAETEGFSVEMVLAALLHDIGHLLGMREGEPRIINNGVTFGAVRHEVIGEEYLRGLGFPPAVTNLVRNHVNAKRFLVATDADYHDGLSHASKVTLENQGGPMTPQEVEEFRSHPQFKVILRMRSWDEKAKDPAVVTPSLQHYKELCLAYLKEHRQRVAAGGGR
- the LOC139763889 gene encoding LOW QUALITY PROTEIN: uncharacterized protein (The sequence of the model RefSeq protein was modified relative to this genomic sequence to represent the inferred CDS: deleted 1 base in 1 codon); this translates as MEGLESSRTSTTTPESPPTTKTPKTSTTSESPPPSRTSKTPRTSESPPSSRTSKTPKTSESPPPSRTSKTPKTSESPPPSRTSKTPKTSESPPPSRTSKTPKTSESPPPSRTSKTPKTSESPPPSRTSKTPRTSKSPPPSRTSKTPKTSESPPPSRTSKTPKTSESPPPSRTSKTPKTSESPPPSRTSKTPKTSESPPPSRTSKAPTATAPRSSEPQRTSGGCQFKTSLCVLLKKQDEELLKNIEFKEKRELENEKDSGDDASQEETENGGRDGATDMKKKTKLRHKSVNDAAEDDNDNKKDMADDKKRKKSPIDQSNESKKEVKKKEKRDKADATKDKKRISKDGGKSSSQRTRDDNESKGKKNNRKDVENEEKAKQKKKIRDKEVKDEDKAKEKIKAKENCKNKDLEENEDSTKMKDMEEKKEKLVENKEIEDKGKTEEKEKREKTEETKTDEIARRIKGNIPEDEGKTEDGGTGDGVETRATEATEEEGQKSGKHQGFLMLKKKGPFSSWKRYFFMLDGHLLTYYRSQQEYGQLSVLKGSLDLAMLEEVRVKKPGLMKTHFPFRLTRRNLPSLKLAADTREDRERWLGLLQDILLRSNRISAHNSDKTLHTGRPFATIDASDQPAKFATLPNRTINPGESAPTTSSDEGEDDDTEFKLIQAKRIPRIPIIGPLSGFNIAEVNLRKVEPTKKLDEKKQVADDTDSSSSSDQSEDEQERPRRKPHVAAGVPAGVIKLRKVEKPAKTRKEDVTGDAEKGGDQTQREDPISAGEVFGVKLKKIQGKEGIVKEADVERKNEDVGANERRAIKQANIPLNSSNILSRSDVKLPKTSPLNQKKGTTERKKSPSPNIPLSKSIHSLTKAAEVVDPSAKVLRNVSTDNADSEDEDDEVKKDIITIRHAESSEIQCNDEVVHIEPSIVTQTAIERGDCAAHEPQEQQTIREDGGQLWPQKDDKEGISTDASLQGSPARGRSPPVVVRPVAITVTEDTDKEPEYEEVDDEFLHSIREAADLAFTSLDSQSRNEEQNEYDDFEEEFLKQVNNITPDSLVTSPQLSLPSSTSKSSLTHSILDEGLACDGAEHPAITFSSSDHHEGAPVHPESEDEHEYEEFDEDFIKKIQSPLKPPPLPAVITSSGESSRTPVGKDVPVRKGVTPPSSPIRARTNTNESVSSGKSDYENVDKRSSVFKLFKTKRSGSITSNDRKEMGEIKEAKDPKQKSSSTFSKILHGKKGKDKKKKDTKDDNTKPTEKLQESEEKSSEDSKCHADTKPTPDTTETPQDPPLYDEPDVTHQEPNTQEAVTVVMRHNIQPGSEESRCSTYSRASNSSRDQEPAPSIPEKTRVRAKSPNHDTPQSNRPVTNLYHLISPQEQGVENRTLVDGYITEKQIQAILSASEIRGKKRLSQPRSMGNVLNVPNASKASEGNVGEDWNHKRLSINSTESDEPLHATNFLSGDRLSSSSGSFRTLSKSYDSDVSSESHPVSQDLEGPTTPEQDFSTVSLRATSRLAESLTVGNRVSLTSPEFTVVEEDVPSTPDATKTTFPVEAEREEQTTTSASTGAPIFTLENEEDEQEDYFPVVGGDVELRLPRDVSLQKPSAEDVRTSGITGLKEYLNTIDGKDEELTEVKSSISRLGHSAAVEKLKETSNEL